A window of Candidatus Hydrogenedentota bacterium contains these coding sequences:
- a CDS encoding glycosyltransferase: protein MPAISAVLIVKNEARRLPACLEAVRRVVDEIIVADTGSTDDTLAVAREYTPHCHEIPWEDDFAAARNRAIALAAGPWILSLDADEVIENPDAARALLEEFVQYQPDGVTGAIQHRSPTGSGPDHAVVSGHVERFFPKARYTYRGIIHEQLAPVSGAHPGVADTGVVVAHSGYDCALHDPDHKGLRNLPLLERATAADPENEYYHYQLGKTLYALKRYAEAAQAFERALALIDFSGEAPRGRQGTPAAREMLTTLVTSLAYAYANTDRLDAAEALLSDHINLGHAGTRRADFYHVCGYIALMLGDVERARAGYTEAMRCGAVREDVAGTGSYASAYHLGLLAEADQDPIAAIGHYGDALAHKPDYRPALDRFIDFMVEHQFGVAPAIQASADPAAFHAAVLRKLKQRLDAGDKEAGDFIVTAAGLLALTNKAFAGGLLDECQQIRRQYGIA from the coding sequence ATGCCAGCCATCAGCGCCGTTCTTATTGTGAAAAACGAGGCCCGCCGCCTGCCCGCCTGCCTGGAAGCCGTGCGGCGCGTCGTCGACGAGATTATCGTGGCGGACACCGGCTCCACCGACGACACCCTCGCCGTGGCCCGGGAATACACCCCGCACTGCCACGAAATCCCCTGGGAGGACGACTTCGCCGCGGCCCGCAACCGCGCGATCGCCCTGGCCGCCGGCCCCTGGATCCTCTCGCTCGACGCCGACGAAGTGATCGAGAACCCCGACGCCGCCCGCGCGCTCCTGGAGGAGTTCGTCCAGTATCAGCCGGATGGCGTTACCGGCGCCATCCAGCACCGTAGCCCGACGGGGAGTGGTCCCGATCACGCCGTGGTCTCCGGCCACGTGGAGCGCTTCTTCCCCAAGGCGCGCTACACCTACCGGGGGATCATCCACGAGCAGCTGGCCCCCGTTTCCGGCGCCCACCCCGGCGTCGCCGACACGGGCGTCGTGGTGGCCCACTCGGGCTACGACTGCGCCCTCCATGATCCCGATCACAAGGGCCTGCGCAACCTGCCCCTGCTCGAACGGGCCACCGCCGCCGACCCGGAAAACGAATACTACCACTACCAGCTCGGAAAGACCCTCTACGCCCTGAAGCGCTACGCCGAGGCCGCGCAGGCCTTCGAGCGCGCCCTCGCCCTGATCGATTTTTCCGGCGAGGCCCCCCGGGGACGCCAGGGGACCCCCGCCGCGCGCGAGATGCTCACCACGCTCGTCACCAGCCTGGCCTACGCCTACGCCAATACCGATCGCCTGGACGCCGCCGAGGCCCTGCTGTCCGATCACATCAACCTGGGCCACGCCGGCACGCGCCGGGCGGACTTCTACCACGTCTGCGGCTATATCGCCCTCATGCTCGGCGACGTGGAGCGCGCCCGAGCCGGCTACACCGAGGCCATGCGCTGCGGCGCTGTCCGCGAGGATGTCGCCGGCACGGGCAGCTACGCCAGCGCCTACCACCTCGGCCTGCTCGCGGAGGCCGATCAGGATCCCATCGCCGCCATCGGCCACTACGGCGACGCCCTGGCGCACAAACCCGACTACCGCCCCGCGCTGGATCGCTTCATCGATTTCATGGTGGAGCACCAGTTCGGCGTCGCGCCCGCCATCCAGGCCAGCGCCGATCCCGCGGCCTTCCACGCCGCGGTGCTCCGCAAACTTAAGCAACGCCTCGACGCGGGCGACAAGGAGGCGGGCGATTTCATCGTCACCGCCGCCGGCCTCCTCGCACTCACCAACAAGGCCTTCGCCGGCGGCCTGCTGGACGAATGCCAGCAAATCCGGCGGCAATACGGCATCGCCTGA
- a CDS encoding glucose 1-dehydrogenase: MTSFELTGKIILINGASRGIGEAFAREFARRGATVIVASRKQEGCEAVARAIVEEGGQAVARACHTGDLAQVDALFEWIEAEYGRLDGLVNNAATNPYFGPFVEAPEAAFDKTFDVNVKGYFLMAQRAARLMIKAGGGSILNIASIEGISPSPMMAIYSMTKAAVIMMTKTIAKELGGAGVRCNCICPGLTETKFAKVLIDTPEIRDRQVGKTPLGRHAQPEEMAGAAVYLMSDAASFTTGAILTVDGGAVV, encoded by the coding sequence ATGACCTCGTTTGAACTCACCGGCAAGATCATCCTCATCAACGGCGCAAGCCGCGGCATCGGCGAGGCCTTCGCGCGCGAATTCGCCCGGCGCGGCGCCACCGTCATCGTCGCGTCCCGGAAGCAGGAAGGCTGCGAGGCCGTCGCCCGCGCTATCGTCGAGGAAGGCGGCCAGGCCGTCGCCCGCGCCTGCCACACCGGCGACCTCGCGCAGGTGGACGCGCTCTTCGAATGGATCGAGGCGGAATACGGACGCCTCGACGGCCTCGTGAACAACGCCGCCACCAACCCCTACTTCGGCCCCTTCGTGGAGGCCCCCGAGGCCGCTTTCGACAAAACCTTTGACGTGAACGTCAAGGGGTACTTCCTGATGGCGCAGCGCGCAGCGCGCCTCATGATTAAGGCCGGCGGCGGCTCCATCCTCAACATCGCCTCGATCGAGGGCATCAGCCCATCGCCCATGATGGCCATCTACTCCATGACCAAGGCCGCCGTCATCATGATGACCAAGACCATCGCCAAAGAGCTCGGCGGCGCGGGCGTCCGCTGCAACTGCATCTGCCCCGGCCTCACCGAGACCAAATTCGCCAAGGTCCTCATCGACACCCCGGAAATCCGCGATCGCCAGGTCGGCAAGACCCCGCTCGGACGCCACGCGCAGCCCGAGGAAATGGCCGGCGCCGCCGTCTACCTCATGTCCGACGCCGCCAGCTTCACCACCGGCGCCATCCTGACCGTGGACGGCGGGGCCGTCGTTTGA
- a CDS encoding four helix bundle protein: METAEHITTRTFNFAVRVVELATFLDSKPGVSGTLAKQLLRAGTSIGANVEEAQGSQSRADFLSKMSIALKEARETLYWLRLLQAAHLCSEKQLAEMTAEANEIVSILVAIVINTRKNNSA; this comes from the coding sequence ATGGAAACGGCCGAGCACATAACAACGCGCACGTTTAATTTCGCCGTTCGTGTAGTAGAGCTGGCAACGTTTCTGGACAGTAAACCCGGCGTCTCGGGTACGCTCGCGAAGCAATTGCTCCGTGCCGGGACGTCGATCGGCGCCAACGTGGAGGAAGCCCAGGGTAGTCAGAGCCGCGCAGACTTCCTCTCAAAGATGTCCATCGCCTTGAAGGAGGCCCGTGAAACGCTCTACTGGCTCCGGCTCCTACAGGCGGCGCACCTCTGCTCAGAAAAGCAGTTGGCGGAGATGACTGCGGAGGCCAACGAGATTGTGAGTATACTGGTTGCTATCGTGATCAACACCAGGAAGAACAATTCGGCCTGA
- a CDS encoding 3-hydroxyacyl-CoA dehydrogenase family protein, translating into MNPKHIAVVGAGFMGSGIAQLAATHGHTVTLVDTSEDAITRALGHMDWSLRKLREKEVLISSPDAALKRITTGTRLELAADADLVFESVPEIVELKREVFADLDRICKPEACLASNTSTIPIHFLAEATRRPDRVAGAHFFFPVPLNPLLELIPAPQTSAATLMLIRDVCEGFGKFIVHVKKDVPGFIMNRVFGAMTCEAIRLVEQGVCSVADVDKGLTTGYGMLQGPLAKADMAGLDVCLLAFTHIHEIDRCEALRPPELLKKLVRDGHLGIKTGQGFYHYDDKGKPTGPAV; encoded by the coding sequence ATGAACCCAAAACACATCGCCGTCGTCGGCGCCGGATTCATGGGTTCCGGCATCGCCCAGCTCGCCGCCACCCACGGCCACACCGTCACGCTGGTGGACACGTCCGAGGACGCCATCACCCGCGCTCTGGGCCACATGGACTGGTCCCTCCGGAAGCTGCGCGAAAAAGAAGTGCTCATCAGCAGCCCCGACGCTGCCCTCAAGCGCATCACCACCGGAACCCGCCTCGAACTCGCAGCCGACGCCGATCTCGTCTTCGAATCCGTACCCGAGATCGTCGAGCTCAAGCGCGAGGTCTTCGCCGATCTCGACCGCATCTGCAAGCCCGAAGCCTGCCTGGCCTCCAACACCTCCACCATCCCCATTCATTTCCTCGCCGAAGCCACCCGCCGCCCGGACCGCGTGGCCGGCGCCCACTTCTTCTTTCCCGTCCCGCTCAACCCGCTCCTCGAACTCATCCCCGCCCCCCAGACCAGCGCCGCCACGCTCATGCTTATCCGCGACGTGTGCGAGGGCTTCGGCAAGTTCATCGTCCACGTGAAAAAGGATGTGCCCGGCTTCATTATGAACCGCGTCTTCGGCGCCATGACCTGCGAAGCCATTCGCCTCGTCGAGCAGGGCGTCTGCTCCGTCGCCGACGTCGACAAGGGCCTCACCACCGGCTATGGCATGCTCCAGGGGCCCCTCGCCAAGGCCGACATGGCCGGCCTCGACGTCTGCCTCCTGGCCTTCACGCATATCCACGAGATCGACCGCTGCGAGGCCCTGCGCCCTCCCGAGCTCCTCAAAAAGCTCGTCCGCGACGGCCACCTCGGCATCAAAACCGGCCAGGGCTTCTACCACTACGACGACAAAGGCAAGCCCACCGGACCTGCGGTGTAG
- a CDS encoding PIN domain-containing protein, which produces MPADVFLDTNLFVYQIEALDEAKSPIADRIIGEGIASGGACISFQVVQECLNTFTRKAEIQLEPKEIHDYLEAVLAPLLHVGSSIGLYAKAIDIQDRYNYGFYDALIIAAALEAGCSRLLTEDMQHGQRIEGLMIENPFLDRNS; this is translated from the coding sequence ATGCCCGCTGATGTTTTTCTCGATACCAATTTGTTCGTCTACCAAATCGAGGCATTGGATGAGGCAAAATCGCCGATTGCGGACCGAATCATTGGAGAGGGGATTGCATCTGGCGGCGCCTGCATCAGTTTTCAGGTTGTGCAGGAGTGCTTGAATACCTTTACCCGGAAGGCAGAAATACAACTCGAGCCCAAAGAGATTCACGACTACCTGGAAGCGGTGTTGGCCCCGCTCTTGCACGTCGGTTCGAGCATTGGCCTTTATGCCAAGGCCATCGATATTCAAGACCGCTATAACTATGGCTTCTACGACGCTCTGATCATTGCCGCAGCTCTGGAGGCTGGTTGCTCGCGCCTCCTGACCGAGGACATGCAGCATGGGCAGCGGATTGAGGGACTGATGATCGAGAATCCGTTCCTGGATCGAAACAGTTAA